The sequence CCTTAAACGGTCCGCTTCTTGTTCTCCTCAGCTCGGCCATGTGCGCTCCAACTCCCAAAGCCAAACCAATATGGTGGATGAGCGAACGGATATATGTCCCCGCCTCAACTCCTACCCTAAAGAGAACGTCCTTCCCCTCTATCTCAATTATCTCGATATAGTAAACCTTTCTCGTTCTAAGTCTTCTCTTAACGGCACTCCTTAGGGGGGGCCTTTGGATTATCTCACCTTCAAACTCCTTCATAATGGCATAGATTTTATCCTCTGGCACTTCACCATGAAGATGCATCAAAGCCACATACTCCTTACCTGCCGGTAAAAGTGCCTGAACAACCCTCGTGGCCCTTTCCAAAGCTACAGGCAAAACCCCAGTAACTTTTGGATCTAAGGTTCCCCCATGGCCGGCTTTCTGAAGGTTTAAAAGCTTCTTAACCCATGCAACAACCTCGTGACTTGTAGGACCGGGAGGCTTGTCAAGGTTTATAACTCCAAACCGCATATGCATTTCAATAGGCCTTTTATCTGGAGGAAATCCCCATTTCGGATTGGTTTCAGCTTTCTCGTCCTTGATAATGATTTCTCTTTTGAGATCAGCGGGAAGTATTGCCTCTCGCTTTCCTTTTTTTCTACCCATTCTGCCCACCTACAAAAAATTGAGAAAAGAGGTTATAAACCTTTACAGTTCCAAACAGCCTTGAGCATACAAACGCCTCAACATATAATATGCCAGAAAGGCATTAAACGACTTTCCCCATCAAAATGAGAGAGTTAAGAAAAGAAAGTTTGCAAAGTGGAAAGATAATGGACGAATCGCTCAAGATCACTCAAGACTTATTCCAGCCTGTTCAAGAGCGGCCTTGACGGCTTCGTCATCGGCACCGCGCTCGATGTTAATCTTCTCCGGAAGGGGCTCAAGGTGCTTTATGTTCATCCTTCTCCTCTTCACCTTGTTCAAGCCTGCTCCAGTAACGAGGACGAAGTTCTTATCAATTATGTCAACAACAACTACCTTTTGTCCGGCTCTTCTTCCGGCAATAACCACAGCCAACCTTCCAACATCAATTGCTGGCATTCATCCCACCTCCATCTTTTTTATTTCCCCGTGTCGCCATCGGGGTACAGGTGGTCGATGGCGGCCTTCACAATCGCGAAGACGCCATCGGGACCCCAATTGGCAGTGTTAATAACCAAATCATAAACTGAAAGGTCGTTAATGTCAATTCCATATAGATTTAAATACCTTTTCCTATTCTGCATTTCTCTCTCGGCAATTTGCATAAATGCTTCTTCAACACTTATGCCCTCTCTCCTTGCTACACGTTGAGCCCTTATCTGAATCGGCGCATCAAGCCATATCTTTAAATCAGCATCTTTTACCATCCATCCGGCCAAACGACCTTCTATAACCACATTGCATTCTTTTGCCGCCTCTACTTGCCTTCTATCAACTTCCCTGTCTATTTCTGGATGCATCTCCGCATATTCTTGAAACTCCTGGAGAGACATGCCCATCTCTTTTGCCATCTGTCTAAATATCAAACCAGCGTAGACGTGCTTAAACCCATAGTAC comes from Thermococcus aggregans and encodes:
- a CDS encoding RNA-guided pseudouridylation complex pseudouridine synthase subunit Cbf5 is translated as MGRKKGKREAILPADLKREIIIKDEKAETNPKWGFPPDKRPIEMHMRFGVINLDKPPGPTSHEVVAWVKKLLNLQKAGHGGTLDPKVTGVLPVALERATRVVQALLPAGKEYVALMHLHGEVPEDKIYAIMKEFEGEIIQRPPLRSAVKRRLRTRKVYYIEIIEIEGKDVLFRVGVEAGTYIRSLIHHIGLALGVGAHMAELRRTRSGPFKEDETLVTLHDLIDAYYFWKEDGIEEYFRRAIQPMEKAVEHLPKVWIRDSAVAAVTHGADLAVPGIVKLHKGIKQGDLVAIMTLKDELVALGKAKMNTQEMLTKTKGIAVDVEKVFMPRDWYPKMW
- a CDS encoding 50S ribosomal protein L14e, producing MPAIDVGRLAVVIAGRRAGQKVVVVDIIDKNFVLVTGAGLNKVKRRRMNIKHLEPLPEKINIERGADDEAVKAALEQAGISLE
- the cmk gene encoding (d)CMP kinase codes for the protein MPKGCLVITVSGLAGSGTTTLCKNLARYYGFKHVYAGLIFRQMAKEMGMSLQEFQEYAEMHPEIDREVDRRQVEAAKECNVVIEGRLAGWMVKDADLKIWLDAPIQIRAQRVARREGISVEEAFMQIAEREMQNRKRYLNLYGIDINDLSVYDLVINTANWGPDGVFAIVKAAIDHLYPDGDTGK